One part of the Thermococcus litoralis DSM 5473 genome encodes these proteins:
- a CDS encoding alanyl-tRNA editing protein translates to MTFKLFYIDPYLREASAKVEDVEVRGNRIRVLLDKTIFYPEGGGQPSDRGVIKGDSFRIEVEKVEGKDEIWHEGKLKGRIPKEGEEVELELDWEWRYENMRQHTGQHILSAILKRMYNSDTTGFQIFPEYNKIEINFDEELTWEHILAAELEANEVVWTNIPVEVEEYEELPEEVSSALRKSLPKDISGKIRVVKIGDVDLIPCGGTHVKNTGEVGFIKVLNFYRKTKNIWRIEFACGYRALIYLNKLLEDYWESLDKMPNKNRPLIERVEELKQELKNIEKEKVELRRELWEWKGKALLSNADESDGIKVVSYIESMDMKDAQAFIVYLVDKNPNTVVLAVGKNYVIFAKNKNTKGIRMNELLREVLKEVGGGGGGSEILAKGGGFKKTPEEVLEVARRILKEKLKS, encoded by the coding sequence ATGACGTTCAAGTTGTTCTATATCGACCCCTACCTAAGAGAGGCTTCTGCAAAGGTTGAGGATGTTGAAGTTAGAGGGAATAGAATTAGGGTATTGCTTGATAAGACAATATTTTATCCTGAAGGCGGCGGACAGCCCAGCGACAGAGGGGTAATAAAGGGGGATAGCTTTAGAATTGAAGTTGAAAAAGTTGAGGGAAAAGATGAAATCTGGCATGAAGGAAAGCTCAAAGGGAGGATTCCAAAGGAAGGGGAGGAAGTTGAGCTTGAGCTTGACTGGGAATGGAGATACGAAAACATGAGGCAACACACTGGCCAGCACATACTTTCTGCAATCTTGAAAAGGATGTACAACAGCGATACCACTGGATTTCAGATATTCCCGGAATACAACAAGATTGAGATCAATTTTGATGAGGAATTAACTTGGGAACACATTCTCGCTGCAGAGCTTGAAGCCAATGAAGTCGTTTGGACCAACATTCCCGTAGAGGTTGAAGAATATGAGGAGCTTCCCGAAGAGGTAAGTTCCGCTCTTAGAAAATCCCTACCTAAGGATATATCAGGAAAAATCCGAGTGGTGAAAATAGGAGACGTTGATCTAATTCCCTGTGGAGGAACTCACGTAAAAAATACCGGAGAAGTTGGCTTCATAAAAGTCCTCAATTTCTACAGAAAAACCAAGAACATCTGGCGCATAGAGTTTGCCTGTGGATATAGGGCTCTCATATACTTAAACAAGCTCTTGGAAGATTACTGGGAAAGCCTAGATAAGATGCCCAACAAGAATAGGCCCCTGATTGAAAGAGTTGAAGAACTAAAACAAGAGCTCAAAAACATCGAAAAAGAAAAAGTTGAACTGAGGAGAGAGCTTTGGGAATGGAAAGGCAAGGCACTGCTTTCCAATGCCGATGAGAGTGACGGAATAAAAGTAGTCTCCTACATTGAGTCAATGGACATGAAAGACGCACAGGCATTTATTGTGTATCTTGTAGATAAGAACCCTAACACAGTAGTTTTGGCAGTTGGAAAAAATTACGTGATCTTTGCAAAGAACAAAAACACGAAAGGTATCCGCATGAATGAACTCCTCAGAGAAGTTCTCAAAGAAGTCGGCGGCGGTGGCGGTGGAAGTGAGATTCTAGCAAAGGGAGGGGGCTTTAAGAAAACTCCCGAGGAAGTTCTTGAAGTTGCAAGGAGGATATTAAAAGAAAAGCTGAAGAGCTAG
- a CDS encoding V-type ATP synthase subunit D, whose protein sequence is MTKILKVKPTRMELLRLKRRIKLAEKGHKILKEKQDALIMEFFTIYDEALALRRELNQKIAEAFEQLRLAEIDTGIVRLSEIALSVRPNKEIDIKRRNIMGVPVPLIEAEGFKRDPSERGYAFVSSSSKVDIASEKFEEVLELAIRLAEVEETLKRLAKEIEKTKRRVNALEYIIIPRMKETVKYISQHLDEMERENFFRLKRVKALLEAKAQA, encoded by the coding sequence ATGACGAAAATACTGAAAGTCAAGCCAACCAGAATGGAGCTTTTGAGACTAAAGAGAAGGATAAAGCTGGCTGAAAAGGGGCACAAAATTCTCAAGGAAAAGCAAGATGCCCTTATTATGGAGTTCTTCACAATATACGATGAGGCTCTGGCACTGAGAAGGGAACTCAATCAGAAAATAGCGGAAGCATTTGAACAGCTTAGATTAGCTGAGATAGACACGGGAATTGTCAGGCTTAGCGAGATAGCCCTTAGTGTAAGGCCAAATAAAGAGATAGATATTAAAAGAAGAAACATCATGGGAGTACCGGTGCCTTTAATTGAGGCAGAGGGGTTTAAGAGAGACCCCAGTGAGAGAGGCTATGCTTTTGTTTCAAGTTCTTCCAAGGTGGATATTGCATCGGAAAAATTTGAAGAAGTTCTTGAGCTGGCTATAAGGCTAGCAGAAGTGGAGGAAACACTAAAGAGGCTTGCTAAAGAGATTGAAAAAACAAAAAGAAGGGTTAATGCCCTAGAATATATCATCATTCCAAGAATGAAAGAAACTGTGAAGTACATAAGTCAGCATCTGGATGAGATGGAGAGGGAAAACTTCTTCAGATTGAAGAGAGTTAAGGCTCTTCTCGAAGCTAAAGCTCAGGCTTAG
- a CDS encoding ATP synthase subunit B translates to MPGMEYSTISKIYGPLMIVQGVKGVAYGEVVEIEVEGGEKRKGQVLEAREDLAIVQVFEGTRDLDVKTTRVRFTGETLKVPVSMDMLGRVFNGIGEPIDGGPEIIPEDRRDVHGAPLNPVARAYPRDFIQTGISAIDGMNTLVRGQKLPIFSGSGLPHNMLAAQIARQAKVLGEEEQFAVVFAAMGITYEEANFFKKSFEETGAIERAVLFLNLADDPAIERIITPRMALTVAEYLAFDYDMQVLVILTDMTNYAEALREISAAREEVPGRRGYPGYMYTDLATIYERAGRVRGRKGSITQMPILTMPDDDITHPIPDLTGYITEGQIVLSRDLHRKGIYPPIDVLPSLSRLMKDGIGKGRTREDHSQLSQQLYAAYAEGRSLRDLVAVVGEEALSETDRKYLEFADRFEREFVAQGYDEDRGIFETLDLGWDLLSILPESELKRVERKYIEKYHPKYRHSS, encoded by the coding sequence ATGCCCGGAATGGAATACTCCACAATAAGCAAGATTTACGGTCCTTTGATGATAGTTCAAGGCGTTAAAGGGGTAGCCTACGGGGAAGTTGTGGAAATAGAAGTCGAAGGTGGAGAGAAAAGAAAGGGGCAGGTGCTAGAGGCGAGAGAAGACCTAGCTATCGTCCAGGTTTTTGAGGGGACAAGAGACCTCGACGTCAAAACGACGAGAGTTAGATTCACCGGAGAAACGCTCAAAGTTCCGGTGTCAATGGACATGCTTGGAAGGGTATTCAACGGTATTGGTGAACCAATAGACGGTGGACCTGAAATAATACCTGAAGACAGGAGAGACGTTCATGGGGCTCCTTTGAACCCTGTGGCAAGAGCATATCCAAGAGACTTCATTCAAACCGGTATCTCAGCAATAGATGGGATGAATACCCTTGTTAGGGGTCAAAAGCTTCCAATATTCAGCGGTAGTGGTTTACCTCACAATATGCTCGCCGCTCAGATTGCGAGACAAGCAAAGGTCTTGGGTGAAGAGGAGCAGTTCGCTGTTGTATTTGCCGCAATGGGTATCACATATGAAGAGGCAAACTTCTTCAAGAAGAGCTTTGAAGAGACCGGAGCAATTGAAAGGGCAGTGTTATTCCTTAACCTTGCAGACGATCCAGCAATTGAGCGTATCATCACCCCGAGAATGGCCCTTACCGTTGCTGAATATCTAGCTTTTGACTATGACATGCAGGTTCTGGTTATCTTAACGGATATGACCAACTATGCAGAGGCTTTGCGTGAAATTTCAGCAGCAAGAGAAGAAGTTCCAGGAAGAAGAGGTTATCCAGGTTACATGTACACTGACCTTGCAACTATCTATGAGAGAGCTGGTAGAGTCAGGGGAAGGAAGGGAAGCATAACCCAGATGCCAATACTCACAATGCCCGACGATGACATTACCCACCCAATTCCGGATCTTACAGGATATATCACCGAGGGGCAGATAGTTTTGAGCAGAGACCTTCATAGAAAAGGTATTTACCCACCAATTGACGTGCTCCCAAGCCTTAGCAGATTAATGAAGGACGGTATAGGAAAAGGAAGAACAAGAGAAGATCACTCCCAGCTAAGCCAGCAGCTCTATGCGGCTTATGCGGAAGGTAGGAGTCTTAGAGACCTTGTGGCGGTTGTAGGTGAAGAAGCCCTAAGTGAGACTGATAGAAAGTACCTTGAATTCGCAGACAGATTCGAGAGAGAGTTTGTCGCCCAGGGATACGATGAAGACAGGGGAATCTTTGAGACCCTAGACCTCGGATGGGATCTCCTATCAATACTGCCGGAGTCAGAGCTCAAGAGAGTAGAGAGGAAGTACATAGAGAAGTACCATCCAAAATACAGACACTCCTCTTGA
- a CDS encoding V-type ATP synthase subunit A, which translates to MKSMGRIIRVTGPLVVADEMRGSRMYEVVRVGELGLIGEIIRLEGDKAVIQVYEETAGVKPGEPVVGTGASLSVELGPGLLTSIYDGIQRPLEILREKSGDFIGRGITAPALPRDKKWHFTSKVKVGDKVVSGDIIGVVPETSIIEHKIMVPPGIEGEILEIAEEGDYTIEEVIAKVKTPDGEIKELKMYQRWPVRVKRPYKEKLPPEVPLITGQRTIDTFFPQAKGGTAAIPGPFGSGKCVDGNTLVLTEEFGLVKIKELYEKLDGKGRKTVEGNEEWTELETPVTVYGYRNGRIVGIKATHIYKGISSGMIEIRTRTGRKIKVTPIHKLFTGRVTKDGLALEEVMAMHIKPGDRIAVVKKIDGGEYVKLTTSPDFRKSRKIKVPEVLDEDLAEFLGYLIADGTLKPRTVAIYNNDESLLKRANFLSTKLFGINGKIVQERTVKALLIHSKPLVDFFRKLGIPESKKARNWKVPRELLLSPPSVVKAFINAYIVCDGYYHERKGEIEITTASEEGAYGLSYLLAKLGIYATFRKKQIKGKEYYRIAISGKTNLEKLGIKRETRGYTNIDIVPVEVESIYNALGRPYSELKGEGIEIHNYLNGENMTYETFRKFAKLVGLEEVAENHLKHILFDEVVEVKYIPEPQEVYDITTETHNFVGGNMPTLLHNTVTQHQLAKWSDAEVVVYIGCGERGNEMTDVLEEFPKLKDPRTGKPLMERTVLIANTSNMPVAAREASIYTGITIAEYFRDMGYNVALMADSTSRWAEALREISGRLEEMPGEEGYPAYLASKIAEFYERAGRVRTLGSDGRIGSVSVIGAVSPPGGDLSDPVVQNTLRVVKVFWALDADLARRRHFPAINWLTSYSLYVDSIKDWWHKNVDPEWKAMRDEAMALLQKESELEEIVRIVGPDALPERERAILLVARMIREDYLQQDAFHEVDTYCPPKKQITMMKVILNFYHYTMRAIDMGVPVEEIAKLPVREEIGRMKYNPNVEEIASLMKKTEEQFEELFKKYGE; encoded by the coding sequence GTGAAAAGCATGGGAAGGATAATTAGAGTTACCGGACCACTGGTCGTAGCTGATGAAATGAGAGGCTCGAGAATGTATGAGGTCGTTAGAGTTGGAGAACTTGGGCTTATTGGAGAGATAATTAGACTGGAAGGAGACAAGGCTGTTATTCAGGTTTATGAGGAAACTGCAGGTGTTAAGCCCGGCGAACCCGTTGTCGGAACTGGAGCCTCTTTGAGCGTTGAGCTTGGCCCCGGGCTGCTAACTTCAATCTATGATGGAATACAGAGACCTCTCGAAATCTTGAGAGAGAAAAGCGGAGACTTTATTGGAAGAGGAATTACAGCTCCAGCATTGCCGAGGGACAAAAAGTGGCACTTCACATCAAAGGTAAAGGTAGGCGATAAAGTCGTCAGCGGAGACATAATTGGTGTTGTCCCCGAAACGAGCATTATAGAGCACAAAATAATGGTTCCACCCGGGATTGAAGGCGAGATATTAGAGATTGCTGAAGAGGGAGATTACACGATAGAAGAAGTCATTGCAAAGGTTAAAACCCCAGACGGGGAGATAAAGGAGCTTAAGATGTACCAAAGATGGCCCGTTAGAGTTAAAAGACCATACAAAGAGAAGCTCCCTCCAGAGGTTCCGCTAATTACTGGTCAGAGAACCATTGATACTTTCTTCCCTCAGGCAAAAGGAGGAACCGCTGCAATTCCGGGACCATTTGGTAGCGGTAAATGTGTGGATGGGAATACTTTAGTGCTTACTGAGGAGTTTGGCTTAGTCAAAATAAAGGAACTCTATGAAAAGCTCGACGGAAAAGGAAGAAAAACTGTTGAAGGAAATGAAGAATGGACTGAACTCGAAACGCCAGTAACTGTCTATGGCTACAGAAACGGCAGGATAGTGGGGATTAAAGCTACCCACATCTACAAGGGAATCTCCTCTGGAATGATTGAGATCAGAACGAGAACAGGAAGGAAGATAAAGGTTACTCCAATTCACAAGCTGTTTACGGGCAGAGTAACGAAAGATGGCCTTGCCCTTGAGGAAGTAATGGCCATGCATATAAAGCCTGGAGACAGAATAGCTGTCGTGAAGAAAATAGACGGCGGTGAGTACGTTAAACTCACAACATCTCCAGACTTCAGAAAGAGCAGAAAGATTAAAGTTCCGGAGGTTCTTGATGAGGATCTAGCAGAGTTCCTTGGATATCTGATTGCAGATGGCACCTTAAAGCCAAGAACTGTTGCAATTTACAACAATGACGAGTCTCTGCTTAAGAGAGCAAACTTCCTTTCCACAAAGCTCTTTGGAATTAATGGTAAGATAGTTCAGGAAAGGACGGTCAAAGCATTGCTAATCCACAGCAAGCCTTTAGTTGACTTTTTCAGAAAGCTGGGAATCCCAGAAAGTAAGAAGGCTAGAAACTGGAAAGTTCCTAGAGAACTTCTACTTTCACCGCCTAGCGTAGTTAAAGCGTTCATAAACGCATACATTGTCTGTGACGGTTACTATCACGAAAGAAAAGGCGAAATTGAAATAACAACAGCATCCGAAGAAGGAGCTTACGGACTGAGCTATCTGCTCGCAAAGCTTGGAATCTATGCAACGTTCAGGAAAAAGCAGATAAAAGGTAAGGAGTACTACAGAATTGCCATAAGCGGAAAGACTAACCTCGAAAAGTTGGGAATTAAAAGGGAAACAAGAGGGTACACGAACATTGACATAGTTCCAGTTGAGGTTGAAAGTATATACAATGCATTAGGGAGACCGTATAGTGAACTAAAGGGAGAGGGAATTGAGATTCACAACTACTTAAACGGGGAAAACATGACGTACGAGACTTTCAGGAAGTTTGCCAAGCTTGTAGGTCTTGAAGAGGTAGCCGAGAATCACCTCAAGCACATTCTTTTTGATGAAGTAGTTGAAGTTAAATACATTCCCGAGCCTCAAGAAGTGTATGACATAACAACTGAAACCCACAATTTCGTTGGAGGTAATATGCCAACATTGCTTCACAATACAGTAACACAGCACCAATTAGCCAAGTGGAGTGATGCTGAAGTTGTAGTATACATTGGTTGTGGCGAGAGAGGAAACGAGATGACGGATGTTCTTGAAGAGTTCCCCAAGCTGAAAGACCCGAGAACAGGCAAACCATTGATGGAGAGAACCGTTCTCATAGCAAACACCTCAAACATGCCCGTTGCTGCTAGAGAAGCCTCTATTTATACGGGAATTACAATAGCAGAGTATTTCAGAGATATGGGTTATAACGTAGCTTTAATGGCAGATTCAACTTCAAGATGGGCCGAAGCTTTGAGAGAAATCTCAGGAAGACTTGAGGAAATGCCCGGTGAAGAAGGTTATCCAGCTTACCTAGCTTCAAAGATAGCCGAATTCTATGAAAGAGCCGGAAGGGTTAGAACGTTAGGAAGTGACGGTAGAATTGGAAGTGTAAGCGTTATTGGAGCTGTTTCTCCGCCAGGTGGTGATTTGAGCGATCCTGTCGTACAGAACACTCTAAGAGTCGTTAAGGTCTTCTGGGCTTTGGACGCTGATCTGGCGAGGAGGAGGCATTTCCCGGCAATTAACTGGCTTACGAGCTATTCTCTCTATGTGGACTCTATAAAAGACTGGTGGCACAAAAACGTTGACCCAGAATGGAAGGCGATGAGAGATGAAGCAATGGCACTCCTGCAGAAGGAATCTGAGCTTGAGGAGATAGTTAGAATAGTGGGCCCAGATGCATTACCAGAGAGAGAAAGAGCTATCCTTCTCGTAGCAAGGATGATCAGAGAGGATTACCTCCAGCAAGACGCCTTCCACGAGGTTGACACGTACTGTCCTCCAAAGAAGCAGATAACAATGATGAAAGTTATACTCAACTTCTACCACTATACAATGAGGGCAATAGATATGGGAGTTCCGGTAGAGGAAATTGCAAAGCTTCCTGTTAGAGAGGAGATAGGAAGAATGAAGTACAATCCAAACGTTGAGGAAATAGCTTCACTAATGAAGAAAACAGAAGAGCAGTTTGAGGAGCTCTTTAAGAAATACGGGGAGTGA
- a CDS encoding V-type ATP synthase subunit F has product MKIVVLGDKDTTLGFRLAGVHEAYSFEETIQELERAKNKLKELVEREDIGVILITERLAQKIEIPDVTFPIILQIPDKYGSLYGEEQLREIVRKAIGVEIKR; this is encoded by the coding sequence ATGAAAATAGTGGTTCTTGGAGATAAGGATACCACACTTGGCTTTAGGCTTGCAGGAGTTCACGAGGCGTATTCGTTTGAAGAAACTATTCAGGAGTTAGAAAGAGCAAAAAACAAGTTAAAAGAGCTCGTAGAAAGGGAAGATATTGGTGTAATTCTGATAACTGAACGGCTAGCTCAAAAAATCGAAATTCCTGATGTGACGTTCCCGATAATCCTTCAAATTCCTGATAAGTATGGGTCACTCTATGGTGAGGAACAATTGAGGGAAATCGTTAGAAAAGCCATAGGTGTAGAGATAAAGAGGTGA
- a CDS encoding V-type ATP synthase subunit C — translation MEVSTITAILDTSLAVIFTWVAYKTGQILWKYTPYSYPNARIRAMEARLFTEQKFNELAESKTLNNFIMNLEDSDYKPYLTSLPVLNSESIDRALDRALADTYELFYRILPKRSREFFKLLLEEWDVRNITSSVKAKLRGEVARDYISEIGTMVEKVKAIADAKSLEEILVILEGTEYEEPYQKLLLKEITPEEFETELYKNHYLKLSKYAATRKDEEKKILQEFVKLKIDKINLSTILRGKAHGLGADKLRDSLIPGGKVKRKTLEALANMEDVEMVLAELDSTEYSGIIREHREEILEDISAFEKAFDRYILQRMAELTRFYPLSIAVPLNYILQKESEIRKLKAVTKLIEDGAKPEIIKRVVGELP, via the coding sequence GTGGAAGTAAGCACCATAACAGCAATTCTTGACACCAGTCTGGCGGTCATATTTACATGGGTAGCCTACAAAACAGGACAAATTTTGTGGAAGTACACTCCATATTCATACCCAAACGCCAGAATCAGAGCAATGGAGGCGAGGCTTTTCACAGAGCAGAAGTTCAACGAGTTAGCGGAATCAAAAACTCTAAACAACTTTATCATGAACCTTGAGGACAGCGATTACAAACCATACTTAACCTCTCTTCCGGTTTTGAACTCCGAAAGCATAGACAGGGCTCTTGACAGGGCTCTTGCTGATACATATGAGCTCTTCTATAGGATTCTCCCTAAGAGAAGCAGAGAGTTCTTTAAGCTTCTGCTTGAAGAATGGGACGTTAGGAACATAACTTCTTCTGTTAAAGCAAAGCTAAGGGGAGAAGTAGCTAGGGATTACATAAGCGAAATTGGCACAATGGTTGAAAAAGTGAAGGCCATTGCCGACGCAAAGAGCCTCGAAGAAATACTCGTTATACTGGAAGGCACAGAGTATGAGGAACCCTATCAAAAGCTTCTATTGAAGGAGATAACACCAGAGGAGTTTGAAACAGAACTTTACAAAAACCACTATCTGAAGCTCTCCAAATATGCAGCCACAAGAAAAGATGAGGAAAAGAAAATTTTGCAGGAGTTTGTGAAGCTAAAAATCGACAAGATAAACCTAAGCACGATACTTAGGGGAAAAGCTCATGGGCTAGGGGCAGATAAGCTTAGAGATTCTCTGATACCCGGTGGTAAGGTCAAGAGAAAGACTCTCGAAGCTCTTGCAAACATGGAAGATGTCGAGATGGTTCTGGCAGAGTTAGACTCCACAGAGTACTCGGGGATAATAAGGGAGCACAGAGAAGAGATACTGGAGGATATTTCGGCATTTGAAAAGGCATTTGATAGGTACATACTTCAAAGAATGGCGGAGCTGACGAGGTTCTATCCTCTAAGCATTGCAGTGCCATTGAACTACATCCTCCAAAAAGAAAGCGAAATACGGAAGCTCAAAGCCGTAACAAAGCTAATAGAGGACGGGGCAAAGCCAGAAATCATAAAGAGAGTAGTAGGTGAGCTGCCATGA
- a CDS encoding V-type ATP synthase subunit E, whose protein sequence is MEGAKLIIEEINREAELKIKYILEEAKKKAEELRKEAEKRAKAKAEWIIRKAQTQAELEKQRIIASAKLEVRRKKLALQEELINEVLEALKERLTSISEEEYLEVLKELIIQGIEELGEEKVIVASNKETLALLEKHLDDIKKEAKERLGKDIEIGIGTPIETIGGVVIYNSDGSIRIDNTFEARMERFQSDLRSRIAKTLFG, encoded by the coding sequence ATGGAAGGAGCAAAGCTAATTATCGAAGAGATCAACAGGGAGGCAGAGTTGAAAATAAAGTACATTCTAGAAGAGGCAAAAAAAAAAGCAGAAGAACTTAGAAAGGAGGCTGAAAAAAGAGCAAAAGCAAAAGCTGAGTGGATAATTAGAAAAGCTCAAACACAGGCAGAGCTTGAAAAGCAGAGAATAATCGCCAGTGCCAAGCTTGAAGTTAGAAGGAAGAAGCTTGCACTTCAAGAGGAGTTGATTAATGAGGTTTTGGAGGCATTAAAGGAGAGGCTAACCTCAATATCCGAAGAAGAATACCTTGAAGTCCTCAAAGAGTTAATTATTCAGGGAATCGAAGAACTGGGAGAAGAGAAGGTGATAGTAGCTTCAAATAAAGAGACCCTCGCTCTATTGGAAAAACACTTGGACGACATTAAGAAGGAGGCAAAAGAGAGGCTCGGAAAGGACATTGAAATAGGCATAGGAACACCGATAGAGACCATAGGGGGAGTAGTAATATACAACTCCGACGGAAGCATAAGAATAGATAACACGTTTGAAGCAAGGATGGAGAGATTCCAAAGTGATCTCCGCTCTAGAATAGCAAAAACCCTGTTTGGGTGA
- a CDS encoding V-type ATP synthase subunit K (produces ATP from ADP in the presence of a proton gradient across the membrane; the K subunit is a nonenzymatic component which binds the dimeric form by interacting with the G and E subunits) gives MEPIVYVALGAALAAGIAGAASSFGVGIAGAAAAGAVAEDEKNFRNALLLQGLPMTQSIYGLITLFLIALVSGILGGGFKFAETTTENLIKAAILLGAGLTVGLTGLSAIPQGIIASAGIGAVSKNPKTFTQAIIFAAMAETMAIFGLVGALILIITGVGF, from the coding sequence ATGGAGCCAATAGTTTACGTTGCATTGGGTGCCGCACTTGCGGCAGGTATAGCTGGAGCAGCCTCTTCATTTGGTGTTGGAATTGCTGGAGCTGCGGCAGCAGGAGCAGTTGCAGAGGATGAAAAGAACTTTAGAAATGCACTGTTATTACAAGGTCTCCCAATGACTCAGAGTATTTATGGGTTGATAACCCTGTTCCTAATTGCTCTCGTGTCAGGTATACTTGGAGGAGGATTTAAGTTCGCCGAAACTACCACAGAAAACCTCATTAAAGCAGCCATTCTTTTGGGAGCAGGTTTAACCGTTGGACTAACCGGTCTCTCAGCAATTCCCCAGGGTATAATAGCTTCAGCTGGAATTGGAGCAGTTTCAAAGAACCCCAAGACATTTACCCAAGCGATTATATTTGCCGCTATGGCCGAGACAATGGCAATCTTTGGTCTCGTTGGGGCTTTGATCCTCATAATTACGGGAGTTGGCTTCTGA